The Variovorax sp. S12S4 genome includes the window GCAGCGCCTCGACCGGGTCGGTGGTGGTCGGCAGCGCGAACATGGTCGAGCCGCCGCAGTCGTAGTGCGCCCAAGGAAAGCGCTTGTAGACCTCTTCGCCAAGGATGGCGGCGGTGGCCTTGGCCTGCGCCAGGCGATCGGCCGGCACTTCGCAATGAAAGCTCGCGGGCAGCAGGCGGCCGGTGGCGCTGTCTTCGAGCCGGTCGAGCACCTGCCGCATGATGCGAAAGCTCGAAGGCACCAGGCCCGACGCATCGCCGGAGTGAATGCCCTCGGTCAGCACCTCGACCTTGAGCGTGCCGCTGGCCATGCCGCGCAGCGACGTAGTGAGCCACAGCTGGTCGTAGTTGCCGGCGCCGGAATCGAGGCAGATCACCAGTTCCACATTGCCCAGGCGCGGGCGCAGCGCATCGACGTACGGCAGCAGGTCGTAGGAGCCGCTTTCCTCGCAGGTCTCGATGATGCCCACGATGCGCGGATGGGCCGCGCCCTGATTCTTCAATGCCTGCAGCGCGGCGACGCTGGCGTAGACCGCATAGCCGTCGTCGGCGCCGCCGCGGCCGTAGAGCAGGCCGTTCTCGTACTTGGGCGTCCAGGGCCCGAGGTCGTTGCGCCAGCCGGTGAATTCGGGCTGCTTGTCGAGGTGGCCGTACATCAGCACGGTTTCGCTCATGTCGGTACCGGTGGCCGGCACTTCGAAGAACAGCACCGGCGTGCGGCCTTCGAGCCGCACGATTTCCAGCTTCAGGCCTTCGACCTTCTGCGCCTCGACCCAGGCGGCCGCATTGCGCAGCACCGTTTCCAGGTAGCCGTTGGCCGACCAGTCCTTGTCGAAGCCCGGCGACTTGGCGGGAATGGCGATGTAGTCGGTGAGCTGCCTGACGATGTCGCCGTCCCATTGGGCGGTGACATCGGAGAGGGCGCGCTCGGCGTCGAGCGTTCCGGCGGGCATTTCGCGGTGCAGGGGGGCGTTCATCGGTGGGTTCTCCGCGGAGGTGACGAAAAATCGCATTTTGCGCCTCGCCGCGACCCCGCGTAGAGTGCGGCGTTCTCAACCCGGAGCGCAATGTGAGCAAGGCAACATCGACTCGGACGCAGGCGAATATCAAGGTGGGCATCGGCGGCTGGACCTACGAGCCCTGGCGCGACAACTTCTATCCCAAGGGGCTCGCGCACGCAAAGGAGCTGCGCTATGCGAGCCGCAAGGTCAGCGCCATCGAGATCAACGGCACCTACTACAGCACCTTCAAGCCAGAGACTTTCCGCAAGTGGCACGACGAGGTGCCCGACGACTTCATGTTCTCGATGAAAGCCTCGCGCTTTTCGACCAACCGCAAGGTGCTGGCCACCGCGGAAGACTCGATCAAGCGCTTCATCGACAGCGGCGTGAGCGAGCTGGGCGACAAGCTCGGGCCGATCGTCTGGCAGTTCATGCCCACCAAGCAGTTCGATGCCGAAGACTTCGAGGCCTTTCTGGAGCTGCTGCCGAAGAAGGAGGGCAGCCGCGTGCTGCGCCACGTGATGGACGTGCGGCATGAGAGCTTCATCACGCCCACCTATCGGGCGCTCGCGAAGAAGCACAAGGTGTCGACCGTGTTCACAGACGCCGACAAGTTTCCGTCGTTCGAGGAGCCCGAGGGCGACTTCGCCTATGCGCGGCTCATGATGGCCGACGCCAAGCTCAAGACCGGCTATGCGCCGAAGGCGCTCGACAGCTGGGCCGAGCGCGCGCAGCAATGGGCCGAAACGCCCAAGAAGCGCGACGTGTTCGTCTACTTCATCAACGGCGCCAAAGAAAAAGCACCGGCCGCGGCCGGTGCCTTGCTGGAGCGCCTGGGTTGGAAGCCGCCCGAAGAGGCGGCCTAGGAGTGGATCAGGTGGCCGATTGCAGCGACTGCTTGGCGCCGAAGCTGATTTCGCCCGAGAGCTGGCCGCCTTCTTCGATCACGATCTTGCCGTAGCGGATCTTGCCGGTGACCTTGCCGGTCGAATGGATCACGAGCTTTTCGCGCACCGTGAGGCTGCCGTCGAAAATGCCGCGGATTTCGGCAATGTCGATTTCGGCCGAGCCCTTGAATTCGCCCTGCTCGGCGATCTGCATCAGGCGCGAGTCCATGGTGGCCTCGACAAGGCCTTCGACCACGAGCGTGTCGCAATCGGTGATCTCGACGCCCTTGAGCTTGATGTTGGGGCCGACGGTGAGCTTGCTGCCGCCTTCCTTGGCGGCGGGAGCGGCCGCCGGAGCCAGGCCGCCTTGCTGTGCGGTGAGGGAAGAAGGGTTGACGGGCGAACCCGAGAGATTGGTACCCGAGCCCACCAGCGGCGCGGGGCGGGAGGTCAACGAGTCGGTGTCACGATCACGCTTGCCGAAAAATGGGGACTGTGTAGCCAAAGGGGAGCTCCTCAACAAAGGGGCTATCGTAAGAACCACTCCACGGCCTGCGGCACTTCATTGCGCAAGAAACGTAACTGAATAAATCCCCGCCGCATTGGACAATGCCCCCTTCCGTGACCTCCTGGCTCGCAAGATGACCCGATCGAACACCGCTCCCGCTGCCCGGACCCTGGCTATCTCCTCGACCATCGACGCGCGCTTCGACAAGCCGGCAAGCGGCTGGCGGCGCCGCTTATTCACCGTGATCTTCGAGGCCGACACGCGCGCCGGTCTGCTCTTCGACCTGGCGCTGATCGCCGTCATCGTGACCAGCGTGCTGGTGGTCATTCTGGACAGCGTGCAGTCGATCCGCGACCAGTGGCGGCCTCTGTTCAATGCGTTCGAATGGGGCTTCACCATTCTCTTCACGCTCGAATACATCGCGCGGCTCGCCTGCGTGAACAAGCCGATGCGCTATGCGCTGAGCTTCTATGGAGTGATCGACCTGCTCGCGCTGCTGCCAACGTACCTGGTGGCGTTTGCGCCCGAGCTCGCCTACCTCATCGATGTGCGCGTGCTGCGGCTTTTGCGCGTGTTCCGCATCTTCAAGCTGTCGCGCTACTCGGTGGAATACCGCGCGCTGGTCTCCGCCGTGGCCGCCAGCCGCCGGAAGATCACGGTGTTCGTCGGCTTTGTGATGCTGGTGGTGCTGGTGATGGGCACGCTGATGTACGTGGTGGAAGGCCCGGTGCACGGCTTCACCAGCATTCCGGTAGCGATCTACTGGGCCATCTCGACCATGGCTACCGTGGGCTTCGGCGACCTGGTGCCCAAGACCGATCTCGGCCGCGCCATTGCTTCGGTGATGATGCTGGTGGGCTGGGGCGTGCTGGCGGTGCCGACCGGCATCGTCACCGCCGAGATGGCGCGCCGCGGTCCGGGCGACGATGAGGCGCCCGTGGCGCTCGCGCCGCGCGGCGTGCTGGGGATGGCAGCGCCTCCGGCGGTGCCCGCGCGGCGGCTTACGCCTGCGGCCAGACGGCGCGCCCTTGCGCAGCATCGTCGAGGCGGGCGATGAAGGCGTTGGCGTCAGGCTCGGGCAGCGTGAATGCGAATTCCACTGCGTCGCCGTGCCGCACGTCTGTAATGGAGGCGCCGCTCACAGCTGCAATCTCGCGCCGCACGAGCCCTTCGAGCGCATAGGGCACGGTGCATTGCAGCAGCCGCTGGCGCACCAGCGGGACCAGCGTTGCGCCGACACAAGCCTGCGCAACCGCATCGGTGTAGGCCCGCACGAGCCCGCCCGCGCCCAGCTTGATGCCGCCGAAATAGCGCACCACGGTAGCGAGCACGCCTTCAAGCTGCTGGTGCCGCAGCACCTCGAGCATCGGGCGTCCGGCCGTGCCGCCCGGCTCGCCGTCGTCGTTGGCCGCCGATTGGCCGCCTGCCATCAACGCCCAGCAGACATGCGCCGCGGCAGGGTGTTCGTTGCGCAGCGCCGCCACCACGGCGAGCGCAGCGGCGCGGTCGGCCACGGGCTGCACGCAACCGATGAAGCGGCTCTTCTTGACCAGCAGGTCGCTGTGCGCCGGTTGCGAGAGCGTGAAGCTCATGGGGCCGCCGTGTTCGTTCTTGTCGAGGCGCGAAAGCGCTCAGCGCTCCCGCTCGAACTTGAACACCGCCGTGCTCGCGCGCGCATTGGGCAGCCAGCGCACGCTGCGGCCTTCCTGCACGCCGAACGCGTCGAGCACGCGCAGGCTGTTCTTTTGCGCCAGCACTTCAAAGTCCTTGAACGTGCCGACGCGGATGTTGGGCGTGTCGTACCACTGGTAGGGCAGGCGGCGTGTCACCGGCATGCGGCCGCGCGCAATGCTGATGCGGTTGGGCCAATGCGCAAAGTTGGGGAAGGCCACGATGCCGATGCGGCCCACGCGCGCGGTTTCGCGCAGCATGACCTCGGCATTGCGCAGGTGCTGCAGCGTGTCGATCTGCAGCACCACGTCGAAGGTGGCGTCGTCGAACACCGCCAAGCCCTCGTCGAGGTTCAGCTGGATCACGTCGACGCCGCGGCGAATGCACTGCAGCACGTTGCCATCGGCAATTTCCACGCCGTAGCCTGTGCAGCCGCGCTCGCGCTGCAGCAGGTCGAGCAGGGCACCGTCGCCGCAGCCGAGGTCGAGTACGCGCGCGCCCTCGGGCACAAGATTGGCGATGAGGCTTTGGGTTTCGATATCGCTCATTGGGCGGTACTCCCTTCAGCCTCGGTTTCGAGGGCCACGCGCTCGAAATAGGACCGCACCACGCCCATGTAGCGCACGTCGTCGAGCAGGAACGCGTCGTGCCCGTGCGGCGCATCGATCTCGGCGTAGCTCACGTTGCGGCGGTTGTCGAGCAGCGCCTTCACCAGTTCGCGGCTGCGCGCCGGCGAAAAGCGCCAGTCGGTCTTGAAGCTCACGAGCAAAAACTTGGCGGTGGCCTTCGCAAGCGCAGCGCTGAGGTTGCCGCCGTGCGCGCGTGCCGGGTCGAAGTAGTCGAGCGCGCGCGTGATCAGGAGGTAGGTGTTGGCGTCGAAGTACTCGCTGAATTTGTCGCCCTGGTAGCGCAGGTAGCTTTCGATCTGGAACTCGATTTCCTGGGTGGAATAGCGGTAGTCCAGCGTGGCCGCCTCGCCTTCCACCGCGCTGCGCAGGATGCGTCCGAACTTCTCGTTCATGACGTCGTCGCTCAGGTAGGTGATGTGGCCGATCATCCGCGCAATGCGCAGGCCGCGCTTGGGAACGACGCCGTGCTCGTAGAAGTGGCCGCCATGAAAGTCGGGGTCGGTGACGATGGCGCGGCGGGCCACTTCGTTGAACGCAATGTTCTCGGCCGTGAGATTGGGCGCGCTGGCCACCACCACGGCGTGGCGCACGCGGTCCGGGTACTGCAGCGTCCACGACAGCGCCTGCATGCCGCCCAGGCTGCCGCCCATGACGGCCGCAAGCGTGCGAATGCCGAGCGCATCGAGCAGCACGGCCTGGGCATCGACCCAGTCCTCGACCGTGACCACCGGAAAGTCGGCGCCGTAGATGCGCCCCGTGGCGGGGTTGGTGTGCATCGGACCGGTCGAGCCGAAGCAGGAGCCGAGGTTGTTCACGCCGATCACGAAGAAGCGGTTGGTGTCGACCGGCTTGCCAGGGCCCACCATGTTGTCCCACCAGCCTTCGGACTTGGCCTGGCCTTCATAGACGCCGGCGACGTGGTGCGAGGCATTGAGCGCATGGCACACCAGCACCGCGTTGCTGCGGTCGGCGTTCAGGGTGCCGTAGGTTTCGTAGGCGAGCGTGTAGCTGCCGAGCGACGCGCCGCTGCGCAGGGCCAGCGGGCCCGCGAACTGCATCGACTGCGCAGAGACGACCAAAGAAGTTGACGACATCAATGAAAAAACCCGGCCTCGCCAAAAACGAGCCGGGTTGTTCGCCAACTGACTGTCTTTAGCTGAATTTATAAAGCGCCCGCAAGCTGAAGCAAATCGGCGCAGCCGGCAGTATATCGCTCTGCCGCATTACCAGCCGATGATCATCACGATGCCGAGCACCAGGAAGATCGCTGCCGAGATGCCGTGCACGAGCGTGATCGGCACGCGCTTCACCAGCTTGTCGCCCAGCCAGACCACGGGCGCATTGGCCAGCATCATGCCGAGCGTGGTGCCCGTGACCACCCAGATGTAGGCGTCGGTGAACCGGGCGGCGAGCATGACGGTGGCGATCTGGGTCTTGTCGCCCATTTCAGCCAGGAAGAACGCGATGAGCGTGGTGCCGAATACCCCGTAGTGCGACGCCGCGGGCGCGTCGTCTTCGTCGAGCTTGTCCGGAATCAGCATCCAGGCAGCCATGGCGATGAACGAGCCCCCCAGGATCCAGCGCAGCACGTCGGGGCCGAGCCAGTGTGTGATCCAGTTGCCGACGGCGCCGGCCAGGGCATGGTTGACGATGGTGGCAACGAAGATCCCGAGCACGATCGGCCAGGGTTTTCTGAAGCGGGCGGCCAGCAGCAGGGCCAGCAACTGGGTCTTGTCGCCCATTTCGGCGAGCGCGACCACGCCGGTTGCAACGAGAAAAGCTTCCATGAGAGCAGGGGTTCCTTGGGCCGAAGGACGCAATTGACCGTGCAACACCTTCGGCCATATTCCCGAAGTTGCACGGTCAAAGGTCTCGCCAGGTGAATCACTGCACGCGCCATGTCCCGTGTGGGGCAGGACAAGTCTGTTGACGCGGGCCCTTCTCGCAGTGGAAGGCGGCTACTCCCCAATGACGGAGCGGATTCTACCTGCGGCTTTGCGGCCCCTTCGGCGCCGTTCTTGTAAGCGGGCGCTAGCTTCTTTTAATTTTCGGAGGCCCTACAGGAAGCAGCAAA containing:
- the metW gene encoding methionine biosynthesis protein MetW, whose translation is MSDIETQSLIANLVPEGARVLDLGCGDGALLDLLQRERGCTGYGVEIADGNVLQCIRRGVDVIQLNLDEGLAVFDDATFDVVLQIDTLQHLRNAEVMLRETARVGRIGIVAFPNFAHWPNRISIARGRMPVTRRLPYQWYDTPNIRVGTFKDFEVLAQKNSLRVLDAFGVQEGRSVRWLPNARASTAVFKFERER
- a CDS encoding ion transporter — its product is MTRSNTAPAARTLAISSTIDARFDKPASGWRRRLFTVIFEADTRAGLLFDLALIAVIVTSVLVVILDSVQSIRDQWRPLFNAFEWGFTILFTLEYIARLACVNKPMRYALSFYGVIDLLALLPTYLVAFAPELAYLIDVRVLRLLRVFRIFKLSRYSVEYRALVSAVAASRRKITVFVGFVMLVVLVMGTLMYVVEGPVHGFTSIPVAIYWAISTMATVGFGDLVPKTDLGRAIASVMMLVGWGVLAVPTGIVTAEMARRGPGDDEAPVALAPRGVLGMAAPPAVPARRLTPAARRRALAQHRRGGR
- a CDS encoding bactofilin family protein, which gives rise to MATQSPFFGKRDRDTDSLTSRPAPLVGSGTNLSGSPVNPSSLTAQQGGLAPAAAPAAKEGGSKLTVGPNIKLKGVEITDCDTLVVEGLVEATMDSRLMQIAEQGEFKGSAEIDIAEIRGIFDGSLTVREKLVIHSTGKVTGKIRYGKIVIEEGGQLSGEISFGAKQSLQSAT
- a CDS encoding TMEM165/GDT1 family protein — translated: MEAFLVATGVVALAEMGDKTQLLALLLAARFRKPWPIVLGIFVATIVNHALAGAVGNWITHWLGPDVLRWILGGSFIAMAAWMLIPDKLDEDDAPAASHYGVFGTTLIAFFLAEMGDKTQIATVMLAARFTDAYIWVVTGTTLGMMLANAPVVWLGDKLVKRVPITLVHGISAAIFLVLGIVMIIGW
- a CDS encoding M20 family metallopeptidase; translation: MNAPLHREMPAGTLDAERALSDVTAQWDGDIVRQLTDYIAIPAKSPGFDKDWSANGYLETVLRNAAAWVEAQKVEGLKLEIVRLEGRTPVLFFEVPATGTDMSETVLMYGHLDKQPEFTGWRNDLGPWTPKYENGLLYGRGGADDGYAVYASVAALQALKNQGAAHPRIVGIIETCEESGSYDLLPYVDALRPRLGNVELVICLDSGAGNYDQLWLTTSLRGMASGTLKVEVLTEGIHSGDASGLVPSSFRIMRQVLDRLEDSATGRLLPASFHCEVPADRLAQAKATAAILGEEVYKRFPWAHYDCGGSTMFALPTTTDPVEALLNRTWKPTLSVTGAEGFPALKDAGNVLRPYTAFKLSLRLPPLVDAAEAVQKLKVLLEDNAPYQARVTFESGGGATGWNAPTITPWFEDALNKASLAHFGASCGYIGQGGTIPLMNMLSAGFPRAQMMVCGVLGPKSNAHGPNEFLHVPYAKKLTAAVAEVIAALPTAHRTAAAEPAAA
- a CDS encoding IMPACT family protein; protein product: MSFTLSQPAHSDLLVKKSRFIGCVQPVADRAAALAVVAALRNEHPAAAHVCWALMAGGQSAANDDGEPGGTAGRPMLEVLRHQQLEGVLATVVRYFGGIKLGAGGLVRAYTDAVAQACVGATLVPLVRQRLLQCTVPYALEGLVRREIAAVSGASITDVRHGDAVEFAFTLPEPDANAFIARLDDAAQGRAVWPQA
- a CDS encoding DUF72 domain-containing protein, coding for MSKATSTRTQANIKVGIGGWTYEPWRDNFYPKGLAHAKELRYASRKVSAIEINGTYYSTFKPETFRKWHDEVPDDFMFSMKASRFSTNRKVLATAEDSIKRFIDSGVSELGDKLGPIVWQFMPTKQFDAEDFEAFLELLPKKEGSRVLRHVMDVRHESFITPTYRALAKKHKVSTVFTDADKFPSFEEPEGDFAYARLMMADAKLKTGYAPKALDSWAERAQQWAETPKKRDVFVYFINGAKEKAPAAAGALLERLGWKPPEEAA
- the metX gene encoding homoserine O-succinyltransferase MetX gives rise to the protein MSSTSLVVSAQSMQFAGPLALRSGASLGSYTLAYETYGTLNADRSNAVLVCHALNASHHVAGVYEGQAKSEGWWDNMVGPGKPVDTNRFFVIGVNNLGSCFGSTGPMHTNPATGRIYGADFPVVTVEDWVDAQAVLLDALGIRTLAAVMGGSLGGMQALSWTLQYPDRVRHAVVVASAPNLTAENIAFNEVARRAIVTDPDFHGGHFYEHGVVPKRGLRIARMIGHITYLSDDVMNEKFGRILRSAVEGEAATLDYRYSTQEIEFQIESYLRYQGDKFSEYFDANTYLLITRALDYFDPARAHGGNLSAALAKATAKFLLVSFKTDWRFSPARSRELVKALLDNRRNVSYAEIDAPHGHDAFLLDDVRYMGVVRSYFERVALETEAEGSTAQ